From the genome of Caldisericota bacterium:
CTTTAGCACCTTCGTTAAGCCCAACCAGAAAACCTTCACCTTTGATAATCTTATATTGTACCAATGGGTATTTATATATCGGATCTCCATTTGCTGTATGTTGGTGAAATAGACTTTTGTCTCTATTGCGATTAGCAATTGCTCCTCGCAAGTCTTTTGCCTCAATCTTTTGGTTCAGAGGTTGATTAAACTTGAGCCTAAGAATGCATTGGTTTATTTTATTCCTCATAATATTAGTACTCCGTTATCAGAAACATCGTCCAAAACTAATCCACGCTCTGTAAAATAAAAACTGTCTTGTAAGATCCACTGTCCCAAATATTCCGTCGCGATATCTTGTGGGTCAAATCCAAGTTTAGTATACAGATTAACGGAAATCTTTGCTATTCTCCCTGAAAGTGCTCGCCATGCCTCTCGTCGCTTCCAGCGGTCTTGTATTTCGTTTGCCTTTACCATTGCTTCTTTCAATTCAGGATCTTGTTTTAGAACGAGAAAGGTGTATTTTTCCCGTTCCTTCCCACGCAATAGTTCTTTGATCGGTTCATCTTCTTGCCATTTTGCAAATCTTTCAAGATGTTTCATGCCTTTATCTTTTCTAATGAATAGCATCTCAAAGTATCGGTTTGCTAATGGCAATATATCCTTTTCTTCTATCTCAGTTTTCTTTTCTATTAACTGACGTGTAACCTGTAAATGAACATCATCATATATCATATCGACATATCGCTTTCCCTTCGCATTAACCAAATCCATAACTTCGACGATTCCCATTTGAGTCATCCTTCCGTTACGATTGCAGCGGCCTGCGATCTGAATTATACTGTCGAGTGGTGCAAAGTCACGAATCACAATTTCCATATCGATATCAACGCCAGCTTCTATACACTGTGTTGATACAACAACACAGGGTCGTCCTTTTTTGATAGTATCTATCGCTGCCAATCTGTCCAAAGGAGTTACATCGGCACTAAGAAAAAGTAATGGGATATCAAAAAACTCAGCAGGCCAATTTTCGGCGAGTCTATCTCGGATGAGTCGTGCACTTTTACGGGTATTTAGCGTAATCAAAACTCGTTTGCCTTTTTGCAGCCATTTCTTCCGACGTTTAAAAATTTTCTCACAAAATTCATCTATATTGAGTTTTTTCTGTAATCTAAAGAGCAACTTATATCTATTAAATTTCTTAAAATAACCACGATAATTTTCTATGAGTGGCTTCGCATTAGGAATGATTGCAGGAAGTGTAGCAGACATCAATAAAACACTGCTGTTGCCAATCTTTACCAAACCCTTCAAAATCTCTTCCAATGGTTTCCAAAGCTTGCAGGGAAGAGACTGAACCTCGTCCATCACAATCAGAGCATCACACAAATTATGGAATCGCATCTGATGTCTCGTTTTTGGATCTATAAGACTCATTAAAAATTGGTCGTAAGTAGTAATAACCAATTCTGTTCGCCAGGTATCAACAAAAAAGTGCTGCGTCTCTTCTTCTAACCCCTGTCCATATTTTCTGTCAGATAGTGAATGGCTTGTTAAGAACCATGCCCCTTCAGCTTTATTACCTCCAATTGTA
Proteins encoded in this window:
- the cas3 gene encoding CRISPR-associated helicase Cas3', which gives rise to MRNLKSHPDLQLCEHITQVKSAIDSVCQWHSENTILPAIKFLAQKVASLHDIGKGTKMFQKYIENTAAYAGDPMDKAHTPMSLLLTLLLAKDEKWDPLDTILVSAVVFGHHGSLPMVEKLREIGSGMLPRILKRQTTTLQSEALSQHCGIDISRLDLTDRPWAKAQRYFDDVVLPVFENLSIEEATTFRLKTQLLFSLLLEADKAFLAVKEPQSYLYKETRHWMPQWVEQRIGTPKDTPVNKIRKSIRANLKKRVNEIKSPSIFSLTAPTGSGKTLLSATWLLELKEKLGKISGTYSKAIVVLPFLSVIDQTAKEYESLLTIGGNKAEGAWFLTSHSLSDRKYGQGLEEETQHFFVDTWRTELVITTYDQFLMSLIDPKTRHQMRFHNLCDALIVMDEVQSLPCKLWKPLEEILKGLVKIGNSSVLLMSATLPAIIPNAKPLIENYRGYFKKFNRYKLLFRLQKKLNIDEFCEKIFKRRKKWLQKGKRVLITLNTRKSARLIRDRLAENWPAEFFDIPLLFLSADVTPLDRLAAIDTIKKGRPCVVVSTQCIEAGVDIDMEIVIRDFAPLDSIIQIAGRCNRNGRMTQMGIVEVMDLVNAKGKRYVDMIYDDVHLQVTRQLIEKKTEIEEKDILPLANRYFEMLFIRKDKGMKHLERFAKWQEDEPIKELLRGKEREKYTFLVLKQDPELKEAMVKANEIQDRWKRREAWRALSGRIAKISVNLYTKLGFDPQDIATEYLGQWILQDSFYFTERGLVLDDVSDNGVLIL